In one window of Armatimonadota bacterium DNA:
- the hisH gene encoding imidazole glycerol phosphate synthase subunit HisH — MIAIIDLGMGNLRSVEKALHRLGYPAQVTSHAPLVLKAPAVILPGVGAFARAIAALDRTGLEAVIRKTIEDGKPFMGICLGLQLLFEVSEEFGEVPGLGILRGRVRRLSGPAFAKPVLGPTERPVARKVKRSGPAPAWDPIPEDFGKPKPDPSLEAPGPGLKVPHVGWNSIRIENLHPVLAGIPEGSMFYFVHSYAPVPEEPDVVRATTTYGIEFVSAVGRRNVFACQFHPEKSGRVGLRMLENFARQAYPKGPTEPPGFEWQERPQRS; from the coding sequence GTGATTGCCATTATTGACCTTGGGATGGGCAACTTGCGCAGCGTGGAGAAGGCGCTGCACAGGCTGGGCTATCCGGCGCAGGTCACGTCCCATGCGCCGCTGGTGCTCAAGGCCCCGGCGGTGATTCTGCCTGGGGTGGGCGCGTTCGCGAGAGCGATCGCCGCGCTCGACCGTACTGGACTGGAGGCCGTCATCAGGAAGACTATCGAGGACGGCAAGCCGTTCATGGGGATATGCCTGGGCCTGCAGCTTCTGTTTGAGGTGAGCGAAGAGTTCGGAGAGGTGCCGGGTCTGGGCATCCTGCGTGGGCGGGTCAGGCGCCTGTCCGGGCCGGCGTTCGCCAAGCCGGTGCTGGGCCCGACGGAGCGGCCTGTGGCACGCAAGGTGAAGCGATCAGGGCCGGCGCCGGCGTGGGACCCCATCCCCGAGGACTTCGGGAAACCCAAGCCCGATCCGTCGTTGGAGGCGCCTGGGCCGGGGCTCAAGGTGCCGCACGTGGGGTGGAATTCGATTCGCATCGAGAACCTGCACCCGGTGCTGGCGGGCATACCTGAGGGCTCGATGTTCTACTTCGTGCATTCCTATGCGCCCGTGCCGGAGGAACCCGACGTTGTGCGCGCGACGACGACGTATGGGATCGAGTTTGTGTCGGCAGTCGGGCGGCGGAACGTGTTCGCGTGCCAGTTCCATCCCGAGAAGAGCGGGCGCGTGGGCTTGCGGATGCTGGAGAACTTCGCGCGGCAGGCATACCCGAAAGGGCCGACAGAGCCGCCGGGATTCGAGTGGCAGGAGCGACCGCAGAGGTCCTGA
- a CDS encoding class I SAM-dependent methyltransferase — protein sequence MTVADNKTWDFDDVADEYDSWVHGDCPVYARYDEVLDAVVAAARVSAGSRVLDLGTGTGNLALRCLARGAAVIGLDPSERMLANARAKTRGNPNVGFRQVDNPFLSIPYPDASFDAVVSTYAFHHVSHRVKPDAVREMLRVLRPGGMWAMGDLAFANAWEEQNALRQHDWLEDEYFIRIDEMRGLLVELGGELRAQQFTGVTWLLWAENAGRHSSGAGSCSTGASSSGCAYSMG from the coding sequence ATGACGGTGGCAGACAATAAGACCTGGGATTTCGACGACGTCGCCGACGAGTACGACTCGTGGGTCCACGGCGATTGTCCGGTTTACGCTCGGTATGATGAGGTGCTTGACGCGGTTGTCGCCGCGGCAAGGGTCTCAGCGGGAAGCCGGGTGCTCGACCTCGGAACCGGCACCGGCAACCTCGCACTGCGCTGCCTCGCGCGCGGCGCCGCGGTCATCGGCCTCGACCCGTCGGAGCGCATGCTGGCAAACGCGCGCGCCAAGACCCGCGGCAATCCGAACGTCGGGTTCCGCCAGGTGGATAATCCCTTCCTCAGCATCCCGTATCCCGATGCGTCGTTCGACGCCGTGGTCAGCACCTACGCCTTTCACCACGTCTCGCATCGCGTGAAGCCGGATGCCGTGCGCGAGATGCTCCGCGTGCTGAGGCCGGGCGGGATGTGGGCCATGGGCGACCTGGCTTTCGCAAACGCCTGGGAGGAGCAGAATGCGTTGCGGCAACACGACTGGCTTGAGGATGAATACTTCATCCGCATAGACGAAATGCGCGGCCTACTCGTCGAGTTAGGCGGGGAACTCCGCGCGCAGCAGTTCACCGGCGTCACCTGGCTGCTGTGGGCCGAGAACGCCGGGCGTCATTCCAGCGGCGCAGGCTCTTGCTCGACCGGGGCTTCCTCTTCCGGCTGCGCTTATTCGATGGGCTGA
- a CDS encoding STN domain-containing protein, with translation MATVRALGLLIVAVAVAHLLLVPPAWAQERRITLSFEDVAAADAVIQFRWLAEVPIVFQPPANDVRINLVMQEVPLEQALDALCRQMSYEWRKVGQVYVLRPAQRAPLLPAPEDLANRVLYSERQRLDAARLMLTLTQSQIARASQGDALAYGDLSQPQQELLGGIFGRLISAVRGGWLPGARALEGSPSEPPESLAFSIRGYVWRLEGPQPAAERPTVLQTPEEAPQPIE, from the coding sequence TTGGCAACGGTGCGCGCGCTGGGGTTGCTCATCGTCGCGGTGGCCGTGGCGCATCTTCTGCTCGTGCCGCCGGCCTGGGCACAGGAGCGGCGGATCACTCTGTCCTTCGAGGATGTGGCGGCGGCGGACGCAGTCATTCAATTCCGCTGGCTCGCCGAGGTGCCGATCGTCTTTCAGCCGCCTGCGAATGATGTCCGCATCAACCTGGTGATGCAGGAGGTTCCGCTGGAACAGGCGCTCGACGCGTTATGCCGGCAGATGAGCTACGAGTGGCGCAAGGTGGGACAGGTGTACGTACTGCGGCCGGCGCAGCGAGCGCCCCTGCTGCCGGCTCCGGAAGATCTCGCCAACAGAGTCCTGTACTCCGAGCGTCAGCGGCTCGATGCGGCGCGGCTGATGCTGACACTGACGCAAAGCCAGATCGCCCGCGCGTCGCAGGGGGATGCGCTGGCGTACGGCGATCTGTCGCAGCCCCAGCAGGAGCTTCTGGGAGGCATCTTCGGCCGGCTGATTAGCGCCGTTCGGGGCGGGTGGCTTCCGGGCGCGCGGGCGTTGGAGGGCTCTCCGTCGGAGCCGCCGGAGAGCTTGGCCTTCAGCATCCGCGGGTATGTGTGGCGGCTGGAAGGGCCGCAGCCCGCGGCAGAACGCCCTACTGTGCTGCAGACGCCGGAGGAAGCGCCTCAGCCCATCGAATAA
- a CDS encoding Fe-S-containing hydro-lyase has translation MSQIHKLTPPLADKVVEALRAGDRSTITGVIYTARDAAHRRMVEALDNGQPLPVGLEGQIIYYTGPTPAPPGRPIGSAGPTTASRMDPYAPRLMAQGLKAMIGKGARGAEVREALREYRAVYLTATPGAGALLSRHIVAAEVVAYPDLGTEAIHRLEIQDFPVIVANDCHGGDVYEAGVRQYRRG, from the coding sequence ATGTCGCAGATTCACAAGCTCACGCCGCCGCTGGCGGATAAGGTAGTGGAAGCGCTGCGCGCGGGCGATCGCTCGACGATAACCGGCGTGATTTACACGGCGCGGGACGCGGCGCATCGGCGGATGGTGGAGGCGCTGGATAACGGACAGCCGCTGCCGGTCGGGCTTGAGGGTCAGATCATCTATTACACCGGGCCGACACCCGCGCCGCCGGGGCGGCCGATCGGTTCCGCCGGGCCGACCACCGCGAGCCGGATGGATCCCTACGCGCCGAGGCTGATGGCGCAGGGGCTCAAGGCGATGATCGGCAAAGGCGCGCGGGGGGCGGAGGTGCGCGAGGCCCTGCGCGAGTACCGCGCGGTGTATCTGACGGCGACGCCGGGCGCGGGGGCGCTTCTCTCCAGGCATATCGTTGCGGCGGAGGTGGTCGCATACCCCGACCTCGGCACGGAGGCGATTCATCGGCTGGAGATACAGGACTTTCCCGTGATCGTGGCAAACGATTGCCACGGAGGCGACGTTTATGAGGCAGGGGTGCGGCAGTATCGTAGGGGGTAG
- a CDS encoding fumarate hydratase — translation MHVREVAAAEIIGVVAGLCVEANRRLPPDLIEAFERAAKQEESPLGKEILAQLLDNARLAERESLPACQDCGVAVVFVEAGAEVCVTGGLLADAVNAGVRQGYTEGLLRKSVVASPLRRENTGDNTPAIIHLKHVPGDRMRVIVAPKGAGSENMSALAMLRPADGVEGIVRFVVTTVERAGASACPPLVIGVGIGGNFERCAMLAKEALLRPLGEPSPDADAAALEQRLLGAVNDTGIGPGGLGGRMTALAVHVETFPCHIASLPVAVNLNCHAHRHAEAVI, via the coding sequence ATGCACGTGCGCGAAGTAGCTGCGGCCGAGATCATTGGGGTGGTTGCAGGATTGTGCGTCGAGGCGAACCGCCGGCTGCCGCCCGACCTGATTGAGGCATTCGAGCGCGCCGCGAAGCAGGAGGAGTCCCCGCTCGGCAAGGAGATCCTCGCGCAACTGCTGGACAACGCCCGCCTCGCAGAGCGCGAGAGCCTCCCGGCGTGTCAGGACTGCGGGGTGGCGGTGGTGTTTGTCGAGGCGGGCGCGGAGGTCTGCGTCACCGGCGGGCTGCTCGCCGATGCCGTCAACGCCGGGGTGCGCCAGGGCTACACCGAGGGACTGTTGCGCAAGTCGGTGGTCGCAAGTCCCCTGCGGCGCGAAAACACCGGCGACAACACGCCTGCGATCATCCATCTCAAGCACGTTCCCGGGGACCGCATGCGCGTCATCGTAGCGCCCAAGGGCGCGGGGTCGGAGAACATGAGCGCGCTGGCGATGCTGCGGCCCGCAGATGGAGTCGAGGGCATAGTGCGGTTCGTCGTGACGACCGTCGAGCGCGCGGGCGCCAGTGCATGCCCACCGCTGGTGATCGGAGTTGGTATCGGCGGCAACTTCGAGCGGTGCGCCATGCTGGCGAAAGAGGCGCTCCTGCGGCCGCTTGGCGAGCCGAGCCCTGACGCCGACGCGGCCGCTCTGGAGCAGCGCCTGCTCGGTGCAGTCAATGACACCGGTATCGGGCCGGGCGGCCTGGGGGGCCGTATGACCGCACTGGCGGTTCACGTTGAGACGTTCCCGTGCCACATCGCGAGCCTGCCGGTCGCGGTCAACCTGAACTGCCACGCGCATCGGCATGCCGAGGCGGTGATATAG
- a CDS encoding alpha/beta fold hydrolase: MRSPSTGSRTFSMGEYLLARYRRLRPKLAFRARNEQEWREWRAEFSHVLADLMGEWPRRCPLDAHVVERVQEDGYAREKVIFNAERDMAVVAYVLVPDGIKRGDKLPGLLCAHGHGNGKDDVCGIHHGEHSRIINIQSHNYDYARQFVRRGYVVIAPDWRGFGERRLGYDFPGRDGCNVAFIKALKMGLNPLTLNVWDAKRCLDYLQQRPEVDHSRLGCLGLSYGGTMTLFTAALDERVKAAIISCYLNEYGSYAITLGNFCGSQTVPGLLQYGEMADVAALIAPRPLLVEMGKLDDGFPIEHSRRAYRHVAKAYRVLHAPDRLACDEFDGGHRFSGRLAFDWMDTWLKDIS; this comes from the coding sequence ATGCGCAGTCCCAGCACCGGTTCCCGCACGTTCTCGATGGGCGAGTATCTGCTCGCCCGCTATCGCCGCTTGCGCCCCAAGCTCGCCTTCCGCGCGCGAAACGAACAGGAATGGCGCGAGTGGCGCGCCGAGTTCTCGCACGTCCTCGCCGACCTCATGGGCGAATGGCCGCGCCGCTGCCCGCTCGACGCGCATGTCGTCGAGCGCGTCCAGGAAGACGGCTATGCTCGCGAGAAGGTCATCTTCAACGCCGAGCGCGACATGGCCGTCGTCGCCTACGTGCTAGTCCCCGACGGCATCAAGCGCGGCGACAAGCTCCCCGGCCTGCTCTGCGCGCACGGACACGGCAACGGCAAGGACGACGTCTGCGGCATCCATCACGGCGAGCATTCGCGGATCATCAATATCCAGAGCCACAACTACGATTACGCGCGCCAGTTCGTCCGCCGCGGATATGTCGTCATCGCCCCGGATTGGCGCGGCTTCGGCGAGCGGCGGCTGGGCTATGACTTCCCCGGCCGCGACGGCTGCAACGTCGCCTTCATCAAGGCCCTCAAAATGGGCCTCAATCCTTTGACCCTCAACGTGTGGGACGCCAAGCGCTGTCTCGATTACCTCCAGCAGCGCCCCGAGGTGGATCACTCGCGGCTGGGCTGCCTCGGGCTCTCCTACGGCGGCACGATGACGCTCTTCACCGCCGCGCTGGACGAGCGCGTCAAGGCGGCGATCATCAGCTGTTATCTCAACGAATACGGCAGCTACGCGATCACCCTCGGCAACTTCTGCGGCTCGCAAACCGTGCCGGGGCTTCTGCAATACGGCGAAATGGCCGATGTCGCCGCGCTCATCGCCCCGCGCCCGCTGCTGGTGGAGATGGGCAAGCTCGACGACGGTTTCCCGATCGAGCATTCCCGCCGCGCCTATCGGCACGTGGCGAAGGCCTATCGCGTACTCCATGCGCCGGACCGGCTGGCATGCGATGAGTTCGACGGCGGCCACAGGTTCAGCGGCCGCCTCGCATTTGATTGGATGGACACATGGCTGAAGGACATCTCGTAA